One Glycine max cultivar Williams 82 chromosome 8, Glycine_max_v4.0, whole genome shotgun sequence genomic window, catttttgtaatttaacattttgttcattttcatccttgtatttttttttgttttagtcttgTGAAATatgattgtttttgttttttgtcctttaagtactttagataatattttttccattaTTCAAAGCACTTATTTTTACTATCTAAAAtatttcaagaataaaaaataaaacaaacaaattatgcaatgactaaaaaaaaaagaaaatactggagtaaaaatgaaaaaaaaatactaaattatgagaataaaaaatatatttaaattttttttattttaataaagttgaACCCTAGACCTAATATATTTACTCAAagtataactaaaaaataatttaattaattaaaatataaaatataaaaaagtatacaaaattAAGTATTACATCAAAATTTGGATGTTGTAAAATAGAAATATCAAAATTACTGAAGAAAAAGGAAGGCCAGgatcacttttaaaaaattaaaggaaggaaattataatttaacctaaaaactTATTAATTTGAGATGAAAAAAGATTTAACCACAAATGacgttatttaaaaattaattttataaaactaaaataatccaAAACCCACGGTACCCTTAAAAAACCACATGAAAATGACTAAATCTAAATGGGATGTTCTTCTAGAATGACAAAACTTTTCTTCCAAAACTCTCCTTGCAGATTTGAAAATGTCACGCAGCAAAATTTGAAAAGCACGAAACGCGACGGCACGGCGTGGCAGTTCCGCAATTAACGTATAAACTCGAGGGCAGTTCAACAAACTACATCCTCTTTACTTCCATTTCACGCTTGCTTCGCATCTAAGCCAACAAAATCAAATACCCTTTCTACTTCTTCTTCAACGCTCTTTAGTACAGCGGAAGAACGAAGCCTcctcgttcttcttcttctgcgctttctctctccctctctagAACCGTAACCgtcgtttctttctttctctctcctcaaCCAGAGATAAAGAGTCACCTTCTTATTTTTCTGAATCTCGCGGCGTTGTTCTTTCTGCTGCTGCGGCTGTGGTTCCGGCGGCGATGGGACAGCAATCGTTGATCTACAGCTTCGTCGCTCGAGGCACCGTTATCCTCGCGGAGTACACCGAGTTCACCGGAAACTTCACCGGCGTGGCGGCGCAGTGCCTCCAGAAACTCCCTTCCTCCAACAACAAGTTCACCTACAACTGCGATGGCCACACCTTCAACTACCTCGTCGATAACGGATTCAGTAAActactctctctctttctctctgttCTCTTGTTTTCGCTGATCTGCATCCGTTATTTGATTTTGCTGTATCTATTGTTGGAACTGGATTCGGTGCGTTTACGCGGTGGTGAACCTGCGCCGTTTTGATGAAGATCGGACGGTTCAAATTTCGGATGCATATTTAAAATACGATTTGTCCGATCTTCATCAACTCTGGATTAGGCTGTTCGTTACTTCTTGATCTGCGTGCAGGAAATGGTGcggaaattgaaaaaaaaaaaagagcgtTTGTTACTAGGCGTGCGTTGCTTGATTTGATTAGGTCAACTACCGCGATCGATAGTTGTTGATGGAATCTTCGATTGGTTTCGTTGCTAGAATGTGAAAAAAGTGTAAAGGAAGATGGAAAAGGAAGCAGTGAAAGTTATTTTGTGCAACTGAGAAATGGATCGTTTACGTTGTTGTGTTTTTAGGCATATATAGTAGTTTCTATTGTTGCATCTGTTGTAGTTGTTCTGTTAACTTTCTAACGTATGGCAAAACAACATTTAGAAAGGGATATTGAGGAaaaattttcctttattttaattttggtagcTGCTGAAGAGGATGATCAAGGTTTTAATTTGCGGTTGTGGTTTCATCACGATCGTTGACATTATGGATAATTGTGGCTGATGTTGCCACAATTGCAGTTGCGATGCAACCATTGTGGAGAGTCCGAAAACTGAGGATGATTGAGGAAAACTTGGTAATGTTGCTaaggttttgaatagaaatCATTTTGGTTGTTCTGGAGATGCACTATATGGAATTATAAATGACTAATTCTGGCTTTATTGCTAGTAGCATGACTGTGTTTTTTGAACTTGCTGCTTTCTGCTGGTgatacttttgtttttgtttcatcgACTGAATTAATAATTACTGTTAGTTGGAACTAATTAAGTGCCTGCTGAATATTGCAGCTTACTGTGTGGTTGCCGTTGAGTCTGCTGGACGGCAGATTCCAATTGCTTTCCTTGAACGAATCAAGGAGGATTTTACCAAGAAATATGCTGGAGGAAAAGCAGCAACAGCGGCTGCTCAGAGCCTCAACAGAGAGTTTGGGTATGTATATGTGCTGCAAATTTGTATTGTTAATTTACTataatgacattaattattgTGAAATATTTGTTGCTCTATAGACCTAAGTTGAAGGAGCAGATGCAGTACTGTGTTGATCACCCAGAGGAAATTAGCAAGCTTGCAAAAGTGAAGGCTCAGGTTTCAGAAGTCAAAGGAGTTATGATGGAAAATATTGAGAAGGTAAAGCAACTATCCTCTTATCCTTTTTAGCTGTGGATGAGTTGAAAGTGTTTTCTGAGGCTAAAATTTCcctttagtgttttttttggtAGGCATATATGGAGGGGTTTGAATTTAAACTTCTCATAAGTTTTTGACTGATAAGTTGCTGTGACATTTATATCCTATTTGGCAGGTTCTTGACCGTGGGGAGAAAATTGAGCTTTTGGTGGATAAAACAGAGAACCTTCGCTCTCAGGTCCATTGTTTGTCACTATtgcatatttttaatgattctGTAAATGCaaagtaataaattattaataatagaaaTGGGAGCCTTGTGCACCAGGTCACTGTGCAAGTCTCTCTCTTTAAAcccctctctcttttttatttatttattggtgtTTTCAGTTATCAATAGTATAGATGTAATTATACATTAGACACAGGCATCTACAAACTGACACATGGAAGCTAAGTTTACGTCTATATTTACCAAGTTGAGGAAACTTTAAACATAATAATAGTCCATAGTAGATATGGTCTTGGACAGATGCAATAAGCAACCCAAATATTAGTCATTACACAACAAGGTTGTTATAACATACAAGAGAACAATATATCTAATACTATGTGTATGTTATGTTGGGTTTGTCACTTTTTACAGCATTAGATTTTTTAAAGGTGAATTTTGTACATGTTATGTGAGATTGTTCAGAGAATTTGGTCACTATGATAAAACCAATTTACTAAACTGCCCTTGGATGTGTGTATGTTTTTAAATAGAAGTCATCAGTTTATTCAGTTAGGCAAGCCTGTCTATTACACTATTGAATTATTGGTGAGCATTGTGAGATGTATCTTGTATACTTgagttattttgtatttatgtttTTCCCCCCTTCAAACATTGAGTTTGATTAATATTATGCTTGGAATGACTATCTTGTTAGAGCAATTAAATCTTAGTTTCGTGTAccatttttatgtcttttaaaCATCATTGCTTATCTTTTCACTGCCTcatcaaattaaattgattttgcagGCTCAAGATTTCAGGCAGCAGGGAACCAAGATTAGGAGAAAGATGTGGTTCCAAAACATGAAGATAAAGCTAATCGTTCTGGGTATCATAATTGCCTTGATTCTTATTATTGTTCTTTCCGTTTGTGGTGGCTTCAACTGTGGTAAATGATGAGTCTTTCCCACGTCCTGGCTTCAACTGTGGTATTTGTCTCCTCACTTGATAAGATTGTTGCTAGCAGATTGCCATTGCCTCAACTGTCGACGTAGTGCTTTTGACTTACTTTTTGGGATTTACATTCTTCCGTCTTCTCCGATGATAGATGTTATATGGCATTGCTTGTATAGTGTGAATTGTTTAGTCTATCATCTTGTCTCCCATAGCGTAATGCTAATCTGTCATTCTCTATAGTTTAGGTGGGAGTTTCAGCATATGGTTTGAGGATTATGTTTTTTAAGTATGCTTACATATTAAGAAACCAACCATTACGTAGTTGAGCTTTTTTATTACCAACTTACCATATTTTTTGTTGGACTTGTGATAATCCGTGCGTTTGTGTGTGAACGTTTTATCCATCTTCGAGGCCTTGCTTATGTTCTAATTCTAAACGCTAGTGGTTTTTGTTTTaacttgttaattattaattcattcATTTGGTATGCTGAAATTAGTTGAGTGTCTGCCTTGGAATTGTGTAATAACCAAAGTGCATACTTAAAAGGCCACGAAATCCATACACGCAAATTGGTTTGGCTCTTCAGAATTTGTTCAATTCTCTCTCTAACTTCACAACTAATGTTCTTAGGCAAAATCTCAATGATATGAAATTTTGATGAACCGTAAGAATAGTTTCTTGAGATAACAAGAGGCTGTTATTTATGCAAGAATTGTGCTACCCTGTGCGAATTGTTTATGGCTCATTGGTACTTGTTAGGAAGGCGTAAGGGgattagatttaattatatcaaaCTTTAAAGTTTAATTGAAAAGTCAAAGCAATTAAAAGTGACTTGAACGAATATTAAGTTGTTTATGGTCCATTGGTAGGCAGGCGTAAGGGGATTAGATTTGTTAAATATTATAGACTATAAAGTTTAATTGAAAAGTCTAAGGAGTAAAGGGTTTATTTGAACGAAAAGCAAGTTGGAAAACACGAATTTGACGGAACAATGGAAGTGGTTCATTAAAATGGAAAGAATGCGATAGCGGGGAAGTGTTAGATGTATAACTTATCGGTTGCCATGAACATTcctgttaattttattttgaacggCAAAAAGTTCTGACATTATCTTCTTGTCGATTGTCATCGAGTTGCGTGCGATTCTTGGAATAGCAAACGCAAGTTGAGTGAACGAGAATTGGAGCAAGAGgcgaaaaaaagaataaaaaagagtattgaagtttttattattattattattattactattattattataagtatTTAAGATCTTCGTGACAAAGTTCTCATACcagtaaatatttaaaaatcaataatgaaGTCTATTCTCATTCTCTATGTCTAACGAGGTTAGTGATTaccttaaaaatttaattaaaatatactgaGTGTACATTTTATATTTGTCATTTAATCATgagtatatattataaaatataataaaagaagtCCAAACGATCGGTAGAAGTTAAAGGAGACATGAGCTATTGTTGTTCTGAATGAAAGTTCGTGGGGATGAAGGACGAGATATGAGAGATAATTATGGAATAATAGTTACAACCGTTTTCAAATATTAGAGTTTAAACTTAGAACAATCCTAACTAAATATTCACATAACAAACCGCATATACTTATTCTCGAAGACATGGGATACTAACAAAAGTGAAAAAACTAACATATATGGTAtaaatgacaatataaaaattattaaactgaaaataaaataaaaccttttattaatataaacaaaGTTAGATGAATAAGTTCATGTGATATATTATTTGGGTAAAACGAGACAATgtcgtattatatatatatatatataacacaaaattTATCTTATCATCACATTATTGTAAAGTGGTAAAATCTTACTGTAAATGTAtcttattcaataaaaatgtaaaaagattGAAtcttattaaattcattaaaatgtttttaaataaataatatatatacaaatagtGAAAGTTTTTTTACATTGTCTTTGCATAACAATTATgtatagttaattaattttttataataataatctataaatttaaattaattgataatgtaGAAACTTAATCAATTGTGCATGTCTATAAATTAAATACTTTACTCtgacattatttaattataaatataaatgttcTTAAATTATGAACTAATTAAAATTCACCTTTGATATAATATttcaagtaattattataaaaatcaataattttatcatacaaaacaacaataaaattatataattgaataaaaataaaaataaaaattcttttaattattgatgaattaaaaataattcataaattaaacccttgtaattatttatatcaTCTAAGGTCAGTGGTTTTATTTGGAGACCATCAAGAAACAGGGTTCAAACAACACTCAACCTTCACAACCGAAACATCATCCCTGCTGGAGATAACATCAAATGCGTGTTCTGTAATGACAGCTTGGAATCAGCGGATCATTTGTTTTTTCTGAGTAGCTTTGCACATGAAATATAGAATCGGTGTTAATGTGTTATGTATGGGGAGGAGACTCGAGAGTACTACCGGGAGATATTCAAAGTCACTTCTGGCAGCATACATATTCTGTTCAACGAAGGAAGCTGTGATCAAGACCCAGTTTTTGATGATGTTATATACTTCATGGAACTGGGGTGGGTAAGCAACTAAGCATGGCACAGAAGCGCGTATGGTGTTACATGCTAGTGGCTATGCCACTTTGTTTGAGATCCCTCACATTCTTCTAGTGACTCTTTTCCTACGTATCCAAAGTGCATCTTCTTTTGACAAATGCAGCCTAAGTGGTTAAAAAATATCATGGTCACAGATAATGACAACTGAACAGATGTGAGAAAATGTTAGTGGTAGTCAACCAAAGTGGGTATGTGCACCATGGCATGCTCATCTTTTCAATTATACACTCGTGCAGCATAGTGTGGATTGTACCCTGATCCATTTTATTCATGATTATCTTCCCATGTACCCCACTCTTGGGACAATTATACACTGGTACAAAAAAGCTCAGATTTAAGTGCTTCCTAATACAATTTTTGGCTTGAAATatagaaagtgaaaaaaaaaatcaaccagaAAACCCTCGAGTTCATTATACTAATCCAAAAGTTTACAAATTTGATCCATAAGGATAGTTACCAGATTGTCCATTCCAACAGTATTCCTAGCTATCTTCAATGTATGGTGGTACTTAACATAAATTACAGCAAGCCTAATGTGTAAAACAGACCACATGCCTTAAGGAAGCAGGTGCCTTGTGCTGGCCTTTTGTCCTTGGCATAGTTTTTGCTGGAACAAAACCACaccaataaaattaatcttGAAAAAACAATAGTTGAATCTTCAATCCCATGTTTTGCAGTCAGTAAACTTCAGTCCTCCCCTTGCACATTCATGGGGGCATTATTCAGCAAATAGTTGAGCTCTTGTATAAATAATGCATGCATGAATTCTTGATTAAAAAGGAAACAAACCAGTTCACTGATTCCTAGCAGTGCCACTGGTAGCAGCTCTCTTAGAATTTCATGGTGCGGTAAAATGCATCTATAAGTAATCATGCATGGCTGATGGCTGGCAGAAAAAAATCTGTCATGACCTATAACCATGAACTGTTAGAACTGTTAAGCACGTGGTCCGAACTATTAATTAAGCATGTGGTCCATGTCTGAGATGACAGAAGGTTAGATTAAACATTCATTGACAAGTTGATTTCTATGTTGTCTATAAGCCTGACTTTGCCAAACCATGCAGCAACAAAGAAGACAGCAGGCAAAAGTATCTAGTTCGTATTAAGCAATACCTTCCATTATTCATAACTTCTAATTCTGTATTGCTTTGGCTTCATTCAAGGATATGTTACGTCCAAATATATTTTGGTAAGGCACACATCACTGCCAAAGTAACTTGGGGCAATATTAACCATTATTAATTGTGTGCTCTTCAAAGGATGTGAGGATTTCATAAGACACTCCAAATTAAACACAGAAAAGAAAGATATTTAACATTTCACCTCAGCATAATCAATCTTTCCACCAGCATCAGTAATACATTGGACAACCAAATTTCTCAACTTCTCAGAATGCACTTGACCAGCTTCTGCTGATGATTTAGCTCTTaacaatgatttatttattgatagtgCCTGAACGGATTTGAAAGAAATCATTGTTACCTAGCTGCAATTAGAAGGCAAAGTATACTAACAATTTATTAAGGCTTAGTGCAGCTGAAAGTGAAGAGGCTAACGTAAGAAAAACATTGTAacataaattttacataatcatTCACAAATGCTTCAAAATTAGATATCATTGCtggctttaattaattaaacaatatttgaataaaataccTTTTTCCCTCTCTTCAGGTGAAAGGTGCACATTACGTGAACTCATTGCCAGGCCATCATTATCACGTATTATTTCAGCACCTATGACTTTTATGGAAAAATCAAGATCTCAAACCTACAAAGAATCAATCATAGTCAGTCTACGTGGAACAACATCAAACAGATCTGGTACTAATAGACATCAAACAGAAATGTAAGAGTTAGTGGAAATAATAGCCCCAGTGATAACAGAATGCAAAGCatggaaaga contains:
- the LOC100789613 gene encoding vesicle-associated membrane protein 722, producing MGQQSLIYSFVARGTVILAEYTEFTGNFTGVAAQCLQKLPSSNNKFTYNCDGHTFNYLVDNGFTYCVVAVESAGRQIPIAFLERIKEDFTKKYAGGKAATAAAQSLNREFGPKLKEQMQYCVDHPEEISKLAKVKAQVSEVKGVMMENIEKVLDRGEKIELLVDKTENLRSQAQDFRQQGTKIRRKMWFQNMKIKLIVLGIIIALILIIVLSVCGGFNCGK